From the genome of Medicago truncatula cultivar Jemalong A17 chromosome 2, MtrunA17r5.0-ANR, whole genome shotgun sequence:
CcctaaatggagaggatctgcaCTCGTGAGttgtgattaaaaaaataaaaaaattcacaattctCAACAagaataattgaaaagaaaatagaaaaagtgCAAAATAATCTAATCCATAAgctcttttcattttcaatatcaatttctttctctctctaatgtGGACGCAGCAGCAACTTGTACAACGAGTGCCACCCTTGAAACTCTTCCACTCATTTCAACCTTCAAATCATGCAAAAATTCAatctttatcaaaattaaattcgaCCCAAAATCTAAAAACCGCATTAACTTTGGAAGAACTTCCTCCAAACGCGCTTAGGAATGGCTCGTATTGGCATTGCTCTCAGCAAATGATTCACTTTTCGCCCTTTAACGGTAAcgctttttactttcttttgctttttctaatctatgttattatgtttgttttgttgttttttctggGTAATcgtcattttactttctttttgcaTGATTTGATGGTTGAAATGAGTGGAAGAGTTTTAAGGGTGGCACTGGTTGTACAAGTTGCTGCTGCGTCCacattagagagagaaagaaattgatattgaaaatgaaaagagcTTATGGATTAGATTATTTTGcactttttctattttcttttcaattattctTGTTGagaattgtgaatttttttatttttttaatcacaaaTTCACGAGtgcagatcctctccatttaggGAGGAAATTGCAATCTCAATTTctattcagaaaaaaaaaaaacatgaattgtGGAAAAATAAGATATCAATGGCTGTGATTTACTTCTAACAAATACGcatatcaattatttatttcacaaataaaaaataacaatataatatttCCTTACTCGTTTTCAGCAACACACCCTTCTTCTTCAACCTTCACCGTCCGTACTGTGCATTTCCTCCTTCTCTGTTACCGAATTGTTCTGTTTACAGTTTAATGCTTTAAAGTTCTTTTTGTTGTATCTACatctttcaaatttgaattggACCTCTGAGACATAAATAGACCAATTTCTTTTAGGGGATGAACAGACTCATTGTCATGTGACGGCGAAACGATTACGAATTGGAACAACGATGGCAACACGAATACGAGTAGTAACAGTGACGTAACACAACTATAGCGGCAGGTGTGGTCGAGAGGAAGGGGCGTGGTTttctgtgtttttttaattaaaaaaattaaattaaatctttgAATCAATCAGAGCCATTGATATCTTATTTTCCGTTTTTATGAATAGAAATTGACATTGCAATTTCCTCCCTAAATGGAGAGGTCTGCACTCCAAATTCACGCTACAGTTCAGATTAAACAATTAAGTTGTCTCCGCTTAGTTGATAGGGATATTGTATGTTATAGTTAAAGTCGAAGGTTGAATCTCATATATCTTAAGAAAGTGAATTTGTAACCATATGACGATTGCGTGTGAACCGAAACGAAAAGGAAATCTCTATACCAACCAAAGTTAAAGTTGTTGGCATTATCAAGATTTTATTATCTCATTTAAGTGTCTTTAGATAAAAATGTGAcataattaaagttttttatttttttttattttttttttttacgaaaaacaAGATTCTTTTATATGATGAAATAAAGATAATACAATCAAAATAACTACATACGAGAATGCCTATGACCTTTGAAAATGGTTGCCTGATCCAATCAAAAGTTATTATGTCGACGGTGTTTATAAGATGTTTACCGCAATAGAATAGAATGTTGATAGGGTTCATGTTGATTCTATTTGACATAAACACGTTCCTCTAAAGGTTTCTTTATTTGTGTGTCGTCTTTCCTGCAATCGACTTCCAACAAAGGGTAATATTTTGTGTCGAGGTATTATTCAAGTAGAAGCTAACAGTTGCGCTGATGGGTGTGCCATATAGTATCTTCGATAATGAAGCTTTCAAATTACACCATTGCTTgataatgattttaattttgcttttgaCCATGATGAATGGTGGCGCCATCATTTATCTTGCATGAGAATCACGTTGAAATTGTTTTGTTATTCCTACCGTgggtttgtttttgttgttttggcaTCACCAACTttgtatttacttttttttagccTTCTTTTACATGTGTGGGGTATGCCACTTGTATTGgtttaatatatctcattttgacttgttaaaTAAACATGCATTTGTTTAATGCTCATATTCAAATAGCATTGATTATGGATATGTTAAAATAACAATCTcttgttaaaaagaaaaggaataatTTGCAGTTTTTGAGAGTATAGAAACAAATCAATAGATTCGTAGGAATAATTTGCACTTTAAAAAGAGGAATAATCTCGTGTTTGTGAGTTCAGTTTGGTTCTATTTCATTTAAACTGactattgtttattttttattttttaaataacaaggTGCCACGTGGCAGCCCCTGATTGGTGAATGTCGCCTATCATTATTTCTCCAATGTCACTGAAgtgcttctcaaaaaatatgatacataataataacaagatATGCTGGTATATATGCACCATTAAAGACTATAGGAAAACATATAAACTAAAACATAAGTGTTCATCTAACGGCGCAGTTTGTTGCCTAATTACCTTCTATTCATATATAAGTAATATTGATAGTAATGTATAGTTTTCTTTGTTCTATAATCTCCTTATTCATGATCATAACCATGGGCATAGAGTACTGAGCTTCCAAGTTAATCTGATAATATTACCCCATAAAAGTTGataattagaaaatattaaaatttattaaacgaaatggaattaaaaaattaatcatgcgtgacacaaaaaaaaaaaaattaagaagaaatttACTTTTCGATCACCAAATCATATCTCTAAACGGTCTTAAAATTAGTAAGTCGTATGTTTTCGATTGTTGTAAACCCAATACACATTGTTCATTTCTGTTGGGTCACACACACTCATGGAAAGAAACAAATTGGATTTTCAAGCGCTGGCTAGCTATAAATACGCCCACGATCCCATTAGGTATACCATTCATGAAAACAAATTAACAGATCAATGGTGTGATTCAATTGTATGCTTTGTTTTTGTATGTAGTTAAAAGCACTAAACTTATACTTATAAAACGTTTCTGTTTTACATGATTAGTTTtttaaaggctaaaatatggttttagtttctgtttttttgcagggactaaaaccatattttagccttttttaaAAGTTCTTTCGTACTTCTTCCCATGCAGAAACCATCAGCATTCACACAGCACAACAATgaacaaacaacaaataaataaagttgAGAAAGCTAAGATTTAGTTGTTGTTTCTTCATCGTTGTGTTGTGCGAATGTTGATGGCGGATGGTTTCCTGCATGAGAAGAAGTAAGAAAGAACCCTTAAAAAACTAATCATGTAAAATAGAAATGTTTTATAATGAGTTTAGTGTTTTAACTGCATACAAAAACAAAGCATAGAATTGAATCACacattgttaatttgtttgcatGAATGAAATACCTAATGGGATCGCGATTCGCGGGCGTATTTATAGGTAGCTAGCGCTTGAAAATCCAATTTATTTCGTAGCAATATTGGGTTTGGTTTACAGCAATCGAAAACGTATGacttatcaaattttttttgaagcttcaaaaatcaaaatattgattCAAGAGAGAGGAATTATAAAAACTCAGTGGCTGTAAGCTGGCTTCATGTGGGAAATAGAGTTCACACTTTTGTTGCTGGAGACAAAAGTAATATTGAGAGTGATGAAATAAAAGTGGCTGGATATAAGCCTGACTCTGATCATGTTCTTCATGATATTGATCAAGAGGAAAAAGCTGAGAATCTTTATGACCATAGTGAGAAGCTTGCGGTTGCATTCGGGATACTTAATTTGAATGGACAGTCGATGATATGGTTTATAAGAATTTGAGAATATGTGGTGATTGTCACAATGCCATTAAGTATATGTCTAAGGTTGTTAGAGTGATTATTGTTGTTAGCGACCCCTTGAGGTTTTATCacttcaaaaatgaaaattgttctTGTAATGATTTATGGTGAATATTTCACTGATCCTATCTGAGCATGTCTAACTCAAATTTCATTAGACTGTCGGTGACTCTCGTGTGTACGAACTCACTTGCCCGACTCTCTCCCACTTGCTTGAGCATCTCTCTATGAACCCTCTCTTTGATTGTGTTCTTTATTCTCTCAAATTCATCTCTTTAGATCTCAGATAGCTCTCCTCTCTTTCTCTTGTcacattttcaaagaaattGATTAATCAAAGGTATTGTGTTCATTGTAGTTCTATatgattttattcttttattagcTTTTGCAATCTGAATTTTTGTTGCTCCATCCACGCTTTGTTGAGGTTTTGATTCTTGAGATATTTCTTGGTTTCAATTTTGCTTTCCAGaggatattgatttttttccttcaattcatTCAAAGTTAGTTCATTGATTTCCTGTTATACAAAATGAGATTTCACTTCAGAACTCATTTGTAATTGTAATTGATGATCTACTCCACTTCTCGAAAGAACAAGGAATGTAGCTTTTGTCAATGTTAAATTTTACAATCTTTGTGATAATGTTTGCTTTAAGCATATATACTTTATTATTCatacttgtttttttaagaagtggAGTAGACCATCACTTATAAACAATGCATGTTTTCTGTTCATGGATTAACATGTTGATAAACATTTTGGTGAACCTATAGAGAGATGCATGGTTATATAAACAAAGATTTTTCTTCAAATCCACACAATATTTATAGAACAGAAGGAACTATGTCCACAAGTAATTGATGAGTATATCCTTCATTTTTAGAGCTACATGGAATATTGAAACACAAATAATCAACTTAGCAGAGTCTATTGTGACAAAGCACTTGTGTTGTAGACAAGGAGTGCACCACCAGCTAGAAGACCAGCTAGAGTTACTGCCCAGATAGCCAAACCAGTCGTACCTgcaattaataaaatttgttatcaTACTATTgctaggaaaaaaaattgttcttttgaATTTAAATTAGAATCAAGAAAATCATTGTATAACCAACACGGTTTTGAAAGAGTTGATAACATGACTCTCAAAACAATTGTAATTTGTAAACAATAGTTAATATTCTAACACATTCATAATCATATTATAACATCAACAATAGGTATGCTCATCAGTATACTTATTTTATCGGTTAAAACGAATTACTCAGTTCCGAACCGGTGAAGTAGTTGATTCAGTTCAACTAGTTGAACTGATCGGCTGATCCAGTTATTAATACATTGCTTTAGAGGACAAGTAATCCCTACAATTCATGCTATTTTATCTTTTGGAGTCAATTTTAAGACATCAAAGTTACCCAAAAAAAGAAGTTTCTTACCTCCAGTGTAGACATCACCGGTTGGAGACCAGTCCTTTGGCTCGTAGATAGGGCTGCATAATAAAACAGGAAaattacattttgatttttgaataagTAGGTCAAAGTCTATATAATTGAATGAAAATAGTTactaaattaaaatcaatatccaTAACATGAGAGACATTACTtacttaattaaattgaactccaattatttttttatatgtatgagCTACTAGAGTATCAGACCAAATATGAGAGACATTAGTCTTGATTACATAATAATGCATTAATGATCATAAATCATAATAGtttgattcaaattcaaaaaaaaaaaaaaaaattgttataattttGACCACCTATATCATGATTGTATAATTGAGATGAGTTCCTctcattaaataattatttcacTTAACTATGTTATTAAATATGTAAACAAAACTGGACCTAGAATTcagaaaaaatgaaagtaagtTACCTGTATCCATCAACATTAGCACCGTATTTGTCCACAAACTGGTAAACACCCTTTCCCtgaataaatttgaaattcagAAGTTAGAAGATGAGAAGAGATGAAAACTAGAAAGCCCAAAAGTATAAGGGACACTCAAATAATAGATAACAATGTTCTAGTTATCATAAACATGAAAGTtaagttaattaatattttcttttcctttaatGTATTTCATTAGATCCTATATAAAATCCACTTTACTTTATCTTGTGAgaaactttataaaaataaaaaaaaaattatgcatattCATAAATTGTATTTACTACCTATATAAATAAGTgtttaaattaaacaataaatctTCAACTTAATCCCTTAAGAATCACTCTCTACTTAATCTCTGAATCATGTGAAATCCATTTAATTAGCCTATGTGGTTAAGATGTTAAGGACTATAATGATAAATTTTCCTATACTTTAGATAGAAACTAGATAGAAGAGAGAAATTGTAGATCAAGAGGCCAAATCCAAAAGTTGAATAAATTACTATATCAGttaaagatttttttggttttaaccCTCTGGCATTCCCATGGAAATAAATCTTGATAATCCGTAGTTTGATCAAAAGATAACTAAAATCTGACTTATGGTTATGGTTATTTCAAAGAAAGTTTATTAAGTTAAATACTTGAATTCAACCACAAGCCtatgttaatatattttatactaTTATATATGTTACATAAAATtccaccaaaataaataaataaataaaattaaacacacCTTTTGTTTCCTGCCAGAAGCATCTTTTCCATCGGGCAAGGCCATGCCACCTCCAGTTcctaaaatcatattaaaaaaattagaaagtgtataaaataatcataatcaacaataatatatatgtatgcAATTGCATGCATGTAATTGaactaagaaaaaaaagtgGTAATGAATTACCATAAGGTGTGTCAGTCTTAATCTTCTTGACACCACTAGCAACAACTTTGAAGGGTCTTGAAAGGGCAGGTAGTCCTCTAACTGAAGATTTCTCAACTCTAAAAGGAGTTGGTTTCAAACTCACAGAAGCCATAACTGAAGATGccatttcaaattcttttttggTAATTGGTATGGGCAACAAAACAAGGTCTTTTTATGTGATAATATTATAGAGTAGACACCATGgatttgtgattttgtttgtGCCACGTGGCATGTAATTTATGGTATATGAAGGATATGGTATTGCAAACATTATCTTAAAATAATGAGATTAAATTTTCACCAATGAATTTTTTGGCagatgaaaacaaacaaaatcctCAAACTCATCTTGAGGGATCAGACGTGGATATTACCTCTTTTAATTATTATCCAG
Proteins encoded in this window:
- the LOC11446770 gene encoding photosystem II 10 kDa polypeptide, chloroplastic, with amino-acid sequence MASSVMASVSLKPTPFRVEKSSVRGLPALSRPFKVVASGVKKIKTDTPYGTGGGMALPDGKDASGRKQKGKGVYQFVDKYGANVDGYSPIYEPKDWSPTGDVYTGGTTGLAIWAVTLAGLLAGGALLVYNTSALSQ